The following proteins are encoded in a genomic region of Pyricularia oryzae 70-15 chromosome 6, whole genome shotgun sequence:
- a CDS encoding importin alpha re-exporter yields MAVVIGEVAQLLDATLDPQHHKKAEAALKIEERKPQFSLTLLQIVNSDALPSKTRLAAALCFKNFIRGNYVDEDGKYKLPEDEVATLKQELVGLMISSPPNIQAQLGDAISIIADSDFWERWQTLIPDLVSRLSTSDFKITNGVLEVAHSIFVRWRPLFSSNELYTEINHVLSHFGEPFLKLLDSTHQRIEAAKGDATQLKGWLQTMDLLVKILFDLSCQDLPPIIESNIASLCTLLQTYLSYSNTLLDGDDEEETVIEMVKSDICSVLTLYFSKFDDDFGNTAQEFIPAVWHLLSSIGMEKRYDGLVSKALQFLTTVAGNPRHAPHFNSETVIKEIVEKVVLPNISLRESDIEMFEDEPIEFIRRDLEGSDSDSRRRAATDFLRRLQENDDKLVTQVVGQYINHYLGQADWKSKDTAVYLYLSIAAKGAVTAARGVQTVNPHVNVVDFFQQHIAGDLIKDEGVEPISKVNAIKYLHNFRSQLTKEQWSGAIQPLIVNMASSNYVVYTYAVITVERVLFLTNEQGQHLFTRADIEPLAKDLLEHLFNLVEKDRSPTKMQENEFLMRCIMRVLIVIKDGAVPLLDTVLDRLISITNVIKQNPSNPRFYYYHFEAVGALIRYCAATDASKLEAKLWEPLSSILNEDVTEFVPYVFQLFAALLESSPNTVAPNNFLNLLKPVLSHTVWETRGNVPGCARFLSAIVPKVAEGIVAEGHLEAILGIFQRLLASKKTEPNAFDILEAIVGSFPASALDQYFGTIQSLLFKKFETDVPDSFKQRFVRFYHLVSARGVEAGFGADYFIKHAEALQAKVFVPLYLNYVLPVTAGFARPVDRKLGVISYTKTLCDSTAFAETYAKGWGFTCNHLLELLSNPPKVTTGAGDEFITEADVDDIGFGVGYTPLNTCKRGPRDDFPEITNVQTWVSEYMKSANQRTGGKLATFVQQRLEDASKAELAKYLS; encoded by the exons ATGGCCGTCGTAATCGGCGAGGTTGCTCAGCTCCTTGATGCGACCCTTGACCCTCAACATCACAAAAAAG CCGAAGCCGCTCTCAAGATAGAAGAAAGGAAGCCCCAGTTCTCCTTGACACTTTTGCAGATCGTCAACTCGGACGCCCTCCCTTCCAAGACTCGTCTGGCAGCCGCGCTCTGTTTCAAGAACTTTATTAGGGGCAACTATGTG GACGAAGATGGCAAGTATAAGTTGCCCGAGGACGAGGTCGCGACACTCAAGCAAGAGCTTGTCGGACTCATGATCTCATCTCCGCCAAACATCCAAGCACAGCTCGGCGATGCCATCAGCATTATTGCGGACTCCGACTTTTGGGAGCGTTGGCAGACACTGATACCG GATCTTGTTAGCCGGTTGTCAACGTCCGATTTCAAGATTACAAATGGCGTTCTTGAGGTCGCCCACTCGATCTTCGTGAGGTGGAGGCCATTGTTCTCATCAAACGAGCTTTATACCGAGATCAATCATGTCCTATCTCACTTTGGCGAGCCGTTCTTGAAGCTTCTCGACAGCACACACCAACGCATTGAGGCAGCCAAAGGAGACGCGACACAACTCAAGGGCTGGCTTCAGACGATGGATCTTCTCGTCAAGATCCTGTTCGACCTTTCATGCCAAGATCTTCCTCCCATAATTGAATCCAACATTGCCAGCCTGTGCACACTTCTGCAAACATATCTGTCCTACTCCAACACCCTCCTGGATGGcgatgacgaggaggagaCTGTCATTGAGATGGTCAAGTCTGATATTTGCTCCGTCTTGACTCTATATTTCTCCAAATTCGATGATGATTTTGGTAACACGGCCCAGGAGTTCATTCCGGCTGTCTGGCATTTACTCTCGTCGATCGGCATGGAGAAGAGATATGACGGACTCGTCAGCAAAGCCCTACAGTTCCTCACCACTGTGGCAGGTAACCCGCGCCATGCGCCCCACTTCAACAGCGAAACTGTGATAAAGGAGATCGTCGAGAAGGTGGTACTGCCAAATATCAGCTTACGCGAGTCCGACATCGAAATGTTTGAGGACGAGCCGATTGAGTTCATTCGGCGTGATCTGGAAGGCTCAGACTCTGACTCGAGGAGGAGGGCGGCAACGGACTTCTTGAGGAGGCTGCAGGAGAATGACGACAAACTTGTCACTCAAGTGGTCGGCCAATACATCAACCACTACCTCGGGCAGGCCGACTGGAAGTCCAAGGACACTGCGGTCTACCTCTACCTTTCAATTGCTGCCAAGGGTGCTGTGACGGCGGCAAGGGGAGTTCAGACCGTCAACCCCCACGTCAATGTGGTCGACTTCTTCCAACAGCACATTGCCGGAGATCTGATCAAGGACGAAGGTGTCGAGCCTATTTCAAAGGTCAACGCCATCAAGTACCTGCACAACTTCCGCAGCCAACTTACCAAGGAGCAATGGAGTGGAGCCATCCAGCCGCTTATCGTCAACATGGCCTCGTCGAACTATGTCGTATACACATACGCCGTTATCACCGTGGAGCGTGTGCTGTTTCTTACAAACGAACAAGGGCAGCACCTTTTCACGAGAGCGGACATTGAGCCACTTGCCAAAGACTTGCTGGAGCATCTTTTCAACTTGGTTGAGAAGGACAGATCACCTACCAAGATGCAGGAGAACGAGTTTTTGATGAGGTGCATTATGCGGGTTCTAATTGTCATCAAGGACGGCGCAGTCCCGCTGTTGGACACTGTGCTCGATCGTCTCATCAGCATCACAAATGTGATCAAACAAAACCCAAGCAACCCGCGTTTCTACTACTATCACTTTGAGGCCGTCGGCGCCCTGATTCGCTACTGTGCGGCCACCGATGCCAGCAAGTTGGAGGCGAAGCTCTGGGAGCCGCTCTCGTCAATCCTCAATGAGGACGTCACAG AGTTTGTTCCGTATGTCTTCCAGCTGTTCGCCGCGCTCCTTGAATCATCGCCAAACACTGTAGCGCCAAACAACTTCTTGAACCTCCTGAAGCCCGTGCTTTCTCACACAGTCTGGGAAACCCGAGGTAATGTCCCTGGATGTGCTCGTTTTCTCTCAGCAATCGTACCCAAGGTCGCAGAAGGAATTGTCGCAGAAGGACATCTTGAGGCGATCCTGGGCATCTTCCAGCGGTTGCTTGCGTCCAAAAAGACTGAGCCGAATGCTTTTGACATCTTGGAGGCTATCGTGGGCTCTTTCCCGGC TTCTGCGCTGGACCAATACTTCGGAACCATACAGTCGCTGTTATTCAAAAAGTTCGAGACGGATGTGCCCGACTCTTTTAAGCAACGGTTCGTTCGATTCTACCACCTCGTCTCTGCCCGGGGAGTTGAGGCTGGTTTCGGTGCAGATTACTTCATTAAGCATGCCGAGGCTTTGCAAGCCAAGGTTTTCGTGCCACTCTATCTGAATTACGTCCTTCCGGTCACCGCTGGCTTTGCGCGGCCAGTAGATCGCAAGCTCGGTGTCATCTCGTACACCAAGACGCTTTGTGATTCGACTGCCTTTGCTGAGACGTATGCGAAGGGCTGGGGTTTTACATGCAACCACCTGCTGGAGCTTCTCAGCAATCCGCCCAAGGTAACAACCGGAGCAGGCGACGAGTTCATCACTGAAGCCGATGTAGATGACATCGGATTTGGTGTGGGCTACACGCCACTCAACACCTGCAAACGGGGTCCTCGTGATGACTTTCCCGAGATTACCAACGTGCAAACCTGGGTGAGCGAGTACATGAAGTCGGCCAACCAGCGTACCGGCGGAAAGCTTGCAACGTTTGTCCAGCAGCGGCTGGAGGATGCTAGCAAGGCGGAGCTAGCCAAATATCTCAGCTGA
- a CDS encoding carboxypeptidase S1 produces the protein MRCHSSLMALVASILAVVEGAVIHSRALPGVKVTFQETTICETTPGVKGYSGYVTLPATLDPAIPFESNMFFWFFESRQSPATAPTTLWLQGGPGAASIDQAVSGHNGPCSVNPDSKTTTLNPNSWNSVSNMIYIDNPVQTGFSHDGVLKQGVIDTQTGDVNVDNPANPTNWLTVKGTFPSGDQTRMVNTTTTAARAIYHAMQAFFDQFPQYHRDKVNVWSQSYGGHYAPAIASLINQEQANPGSVLGTPGAASSSNKGKRAATAFGVNSIGIINGWVDQLTQAPFLMTYNNNSYGIKSYSDDTAQKLSTQFNAPGGCMDLTKQCRQLIIDKDAAGFANDPDVVKACAAASTSCLTIIGQNDAASGRNSFDLAQVLPLGFPYPYEVGWLNDAGVQSALGVKMNYTRSISSTTNYFLSSGDLVRPFTDVIGQLLDQGVKVAMVYGDRDWRCNWLSGEAVSLSVKYGDSAKFAAAGYTDVKVGKTVAGKVRQYGLFSFTRVFNAGHEVPLYKPAEALSIFTRTIMGKDVATGSSDAAGFTSSGPSSVFDVMQKADPLPAPICYVLDAPIGQRCTADQIKALGDGSAVVKDYIVS, from the exons ATGAGGTGCCATTCAAGTCTAATGGCCCTCGTGGCTAGCATTTTGGCGGTGGTTGAAGGTGCCGTGATCCATTCCAGGGCTCTTCCTGGGGTGAAGGTTACTTTTCAAGAG ACGACCATCTGCGAGACAACCCCCGGCGTCAAGGGTTACAGTGGCTACGTAACTCTGCCTGCTACGCTGGACCCTGCCATCCCATTCGAGAGCAACATGTTCTTCTGGTTCTTTGAGTCCCGTCAATCCCCCGCAACGGCACCCACTACCCTGTGGCTGCAGGGTGGTCCTGGAGCGGCCAGCATTGACCAGGCAGTGAGCGGCCACAACGGCCCCTGCTCAGTCAACCCAGACTCCAAGACGACCACGCTTAACCCCAACAGCTGGAACTCGGTGTCTAATATGATCTACATTGACAATCCCGTGCAGACTGGGTTCTCCCACGACGGCGTTCTTAAGCAGGGTGTCATTGATACCCAGACCGGCGACGTCAACGTGGACAACCCGGCGAACCCAACCAACTGGCTCACGGTCAAGGGAACCTTCCCCAGCGGCGACCAGACCCGCATGGTCAACACGACCACCACGGCGGCTAGGGCCATCTACCACGCCATGCAGGCCTTCTTCGATCAGTTCCCGCAGTACCACCGCGACAAGGTCAACGTCTGGTCGCAGAGCTACGGTGGCCACTATGCACCCGCCATCGCCTCGCTGATCAATCAGGAGCAGGCAAATCCGGGTAGCGTTTTGGGGACCCCTGGAGCCGCCAGCTCGTCCAATAAGGGCAAGAGGGCCGCCACAGCCTTTGGCGTCAACTCGATCGGCATCATCAACGGCTGGGTTGACCAGCTGACGCAGGCCCCGTTCCTCATGACCTACAACAACAACTCGTACGGGATCAAGTCGTACTCGGACGACACGGCACAGAAGCTTTCGACCCAGTTCAATGCACCTGGCGGATGCATGGACCTGACCAAGCAGTGCCGCCAGCTCATCATCGACAAGGACGCTGCCGGGTTCGCCAACGACCCTGACGTGGTCAAGGCGTGCGCGGCCGCCTCGACCTCATGCCTGACCATTATCGGCCAAAACGACGCCGCGTCGGGCCGCAACTCTTTCGACCTGGCCCAGGTGCTGCCCCTCGGCTTCCCCTACCCCTATGAGGTCGGCTGGCTCAACGACGCCGGGGTCCAGAGCGCCCTGGGCGTCAAGATGAACTACACCCGGTCCATCAGCTCcaccaccaactacttcctAAGCTCCGGAGATCTGGTCCGGCCGTTCACCGACGTCATCGGCCAGCTTCTGGACCAGGGTGTCAAGGTCGCCATGGTCTACGGCGATCGAGACTGGCGCTGCAACTGGCTGTCGGGCGAGGCCGTCAGCCTGTCGGTCAAGTACGGCGACAGCGCCAAGTTTGCCGCTGCCGGCTACACCGACGTCAAGGTCGGTAAGACGGTTGCCGGAAaggtgcgccagtacggtcTGTTCAGCTTCACCCGGGTGTTCAACGCCGGTCATGAGG TCCCTCTTTACAAGCCGGCCGAAGCACTCTCCATCTTCACGCGTACCATCATGGGCAAGGACGTCGCCACAGGATCCTCCGACGCCGCAGGATTCACGTCGTCTGGCCCATCTTCGGTCTTTGACGTCATGCAGAAGGCCGACCCTCTTCCCGCGCCTATATGCTACGTCCTCGATGCTCCCATCGGCCAGCGCTGCACGGCAGACCAGATCAAGGCCCTTGGGGACGGGTCTGCAGTCGTCAAAGATTACATTGTCAGCTAG